A single window of Marinobacter sp. LA51 DNA harbors:
- the mpl gene encoding UDP-N-acetylmuramate:L-alanyl-gamma-D-glutamyl-meso-diaminopimelate ligase has translation MHIHILGICGTFMGSLAVLARELGHTVTGSDQGVYPPMSTQLQAQGIQLMEGYSADHLEPKPDLVLIGNAMSRGNAEVEAVLNRNIDYMSGPEWLAREVLRHRWVLAVAGTHGKTTTTSMLLWILEQAGFQPGYLVGGVPNDFPVSARLGNSDFFVIEADEYDSAFFDKRSKFIHYRPHTLILNNLEFDHADIFENVEAIERQFHHLVRTVPSQGLVIRPAMDSHLDNALEMGCWSPVQDTAIGSETPRTCDWRAELLSEDGSRFMVIHHEQPVATLKWSQTGMHNVRNALSAIAAARHVGITPDHAVAALCRFSGVKRRMELLADVGGVRVYDDFAHHPTAIATTLEGLRAQVGDEPIVALIEPRSNTMKQGVHQQTLLPSAAMADRVLWANLNNMDWLPALVAEWQASHEEEGRHRVEASVEALIGQVLDDLPAPCHIVIMSNGGFGGIHGKLVAELERIQS, from the coding sequence ATGCATATTCATATCCTGGGAATCTGTGGCACCTTCATGGGTAGCCTTGCGGTTCTGGCCCGGGAGCTCGGTCACACCGTGACCGGCTCTGATCAGGGCGTGTACCCACCCATGAGCACTCAGCTGCAAGCCCAGGGCATTCAGTTGATGGAGGGCTACAGTGCCGACCATCTGGAACCCAAGCCTGACCTGGTACTGATTGGTAACGCCATGTCTCGCGGCAATGCCGAAGTGGAGGCGGTGCTCAATCGAAACATCGATTACATGTCGGGGCCTGAGTGGCTGGCCCGGGAGGTGCTGCGTCATCGCTGGGTTCTGGCGGTTGCGGGTACCCATGGCAAAACCACCACCACCTCTATGTTGTTATGGATTCTGGAACAGGCCGGATTCCAGCCCGGTTACCTGGTGGGCGGTGTGCCCAACGATTTCCCGGTGTCGGCGCGGCTCGGCAACAGCGATTTCTTTGTCATCGAAGCGGATGAATACGACAGTGCGTTTTTCGACAAGCGCTCCAAGTTTATCCACTACCGGCCGCACACCCTGATCCTCAATAACCTGGAGTTCGACCACGCCGATATCTTTGAAAATGTCGAGGCCATCGAACGACAGTTCCACCACCTGGTGCGCACCGTGCCATCCCAGGGCCTGGTGATTCGCCCGGCCATGGACTCGCATCTCGACAATGCGCTTGAGATGGGGTGCTGGAGCCCGGTTCAGGACACCGCCATCGGCAGTGAAACGCCCCGAACCTGCGACTGGCGGGCCGAGCTGCTTTCTGAAGACGGTAGCCGGTTTATGGTGATTCACCATGAGCAGCCAGTGGCCACCCTGAAGTGGTCGCAGACCGGCATGCACAATGTGCGTAATGCGCTGTCTGCCATTGCCGCAGCGCGCCATGTAGGCATCACGCCGGATCATGCTGTTGCAGCCCTGTGCCGGTTCTCCGGCGTCAAACGGCGCATGGAGTTGCTGGCTGATGTGGGCGGCGTCCGGGTCTACGATGATTTTGCCCATCATCCAACCGCGATCGCGACCACGCTTGAAGGTCTGCGGGCGCAGGTCGGAGACGAGCCGATTGTGGCGTTGATCGAGCCGCGCTCCAATACCATGAAGCAGGGTGTGCACCAGCAGACACTGCTGCCTAGCGCGGCCATGGCAGACCGGGTGCTTTGGGCTAACCTCAACAACATGGATTGGCTGCCGGCACTGGTCGCCGAGTGGCAAGCCTCGCATGAAGAGGAGGGCCGGCATCGGGTCGAGGCTTCAGTCGAAGCACTGATTGGCCAGGTGTTGGACGATCTGCCCGCGCCTTGCCACATTGTGATTATGAGCAACGGCGGCTTTGGCGGTATCCACGGTAAACTTGTTGCCGAGCTTGAGCGTATCCAGAGCTGA
- a CDS encoding flavin prenyltransferase UbiX produces the protein MTETAAQARTVNLAFTGASGAQYGMRLLQCLVAAGCRVNVMVSKAAQVVIATETELKLPGTPPAMQDFLTEWACAKPGQILVFGRDDWFAPPASGSGEKAPLVVCPCSTGTLSALATGASDNLIERAGDVALKERRQLILVPREAPFSEVHLENMLKLTRMGAVIMPASPGFYHKPDSVQDLVDFIVARLLDHLGIAQDLMPRWGEARSESKRNSQD, from the coding sequence ATGACTGAGACCGCAGCGCAGGCGCGAACCGTAAATCTGGCTTTTACCGGTGCATCGGGTGCCCAGTATGGCATGCGCCTGTTGCAATGCCTGGTGGCGGCGGGTTGTCGGGTTAATGTCATGGTCAGCAAGGCGGCTCAGGTGGTGATTGCCACCGAAACCGAGCTGAAACTGCCGGGTACGCCGCCGGCTATGCAGGATTTCCTGACCGAGTGGGCGTGCGCCAAGCCCGGGCAGATTCTGGTATTTGGGCGCGACGACTGGTTTGCGCCACCGGCGTCCGGGTCCGGTGAAAAAGCCCCGCTGGTGGTGTGCCCATGCAGCACCGGCACTCTGTCGGCACTGGCGACCGGCGCCAGCGATAATCTGATTGAGCGGGCTGGCGACGTCGCCCTGAAAGAACGTCGACAGCTGATATTGGTGCCCCGGGAAGCGCCATTCTCCGAAGTGCACCTTGAGAATATGCTGAAGCTGACCCGGATGGGCGCGGTGATCATGCCGGCCAGCCCCGGCTTCTACCATAAGCCGGATTCGGTCCAGGATCTGGTCGACTTTATCGTTGCCCGCCTGCTGGACCACCTGGGAATCGCTCAGGACCTGATGCCCCGTTGGGGCGAAGCCCGCTCGGAGAGTAAGCGCAACAGCCAGGACTAA